From the Halorhabdus utahensis DSM 12940 genome, one window contains:
- a CDS encoding Gfo/Idh/MocA family protein, which produces MAQIRYGIVGCGGIGATHAEAVRSADGATLVACANRSKAGARVFADDHGLDAWYTSVTAMIEDSDLDAVSVCTPSGTHADVTIEAAQAGADVLCEKPLDVYADRMDRMIDACEAADVTLAGVFQERFQPATRRAKAAIDAGELGQPVLGDAQVKWFRPQAYYDDATWKGTRDLDGGVLMSQAIHTIDRLQWLVGGIESVRAVTDSHDRDLAAGCETTAALAVRFENGALGTISATTATKGGDDRIEINGTEGSIALAGGDIVAFEVGTGEQTHYGAETTAIDEDVESLEWGAGHVRGVADFVEAVRENREPAVPGREARRAVDVILAAEAAARREATVSVDAVRSGQVPEATTPDG; this is translated from the coding sequence ATGGCGCAGATTCGATACGGGATCGTCGGCTGTGGCGGGATCGGGGCGACACACGCCGAGGCCGTCAGGTCAGCCGACGGTGCAACGCTCGTGGCCTGTGCGAACCGGTCGAAAGCGGGTGCGCGCGTGTTCGCCGACGACCACGGCCTCGACGCCTGGTACACCAGTGTGACGGCGATGATCGAGGACAGCGACCTCGACGCCGTCAGTGTTTGCACACCGAGTGGGACCCACGCGGACGTCACGATCGAGGCCGCCCAGGCCGGCGCGGACGTCCTCTGTGAGAAGCCACTGGACGTCTACGCCGACCGAATGGATCGGATGATCGACGCATGTGAGGCGGCCGACGTCACACTGGCCGGCGTCTTCCAGGAGCGGTTTCAGCCCGCCACGCGACGGGCCAAAGCGGCGATCGACGCCGGCGAACTCGGCCAACCGGTGCTGGGCGACGCCCAGGTCAAGTGGTTCCGCCCGCAGGCGTACTACGACGACGCGACGTGGAAGGGGACGCGCGACCTGGACGGCGGTGTCCTCATGAGTCAGGCGATCCACACGATCGACCGGTTGCAGTGGCTCGTGGGCGGGATCGAATCGGTGCGGGCCGTGACCGACTCGCACGACCGCGATCTCGCGGCGGGGTGTGAAACGACGGCCGCGCTGGCCGTCCGGTTCGAGAACGGCGCGCTGGGGACCATCTCGGCGACGACGGCGACGAAAGGTGGCGACGATCGGATCGAGATCAACGGGACCGAGGGCTCGATCGCGCTCGCCGGTGGAGACATCGTCGCTTTCGAGGTCGGCACGGGCGAACAGACCCACTACGGGGCAGAGACGACAGCCATCGACGAAGACGTCGAGTCACTCGAATGGGGGGCCGGACACGTTCGCGGGGTGGCCGACTTCGTTGAAGCCGTTCGTGAGAATCGCGAGCCGGCCGTCCCGGGCAGGGAAGCCAGACGGGCGGTCGACGTGATTCTCGCCGCCGAAGCCGCCGCACGACGCGAGGCGACGGTTTCCGTCGACGCCGTTCGGTCGGGCCAGGTTCCGGAAGCCACCACACCCGACGGCTGA